The nucleotide sequence CAAACCGTCCCGCCTCAGTGAAGCGTGGGGGCGTTCCATCCGTCGCCATAAAGAATCTCTATTCCCAAGGCGGGACGGCGCCAGTTCGACCCAGGTCGCCTGCTCGCTGAGATCGTGCACGTCCCGACGAAGGGAGGGCGGGTGCAGCGAGTAGTCCGGCCTTGCGCTTGTCTTTGAATCTAAAGCTCTCACCATTGATATCGCGGAGTTCTGCGACGACGGCTATTTGCGTGAGCGAGTCGCGACCGAAGGACGCACCCGCGCTCGATGACGATCCAACCAAGCGATCGTGCGCCGGTTCGCAGTCAGTCGGCGCCGAAAAGATATGGTTTAGGTCTCTTCTGCGTCAATTGAAGAAGAGAGGTCGCTATCCTCACCATCCCGGACAGACAGCTTCTTGAGCCGACGACCGATTTTCGTCCGGTCTCCATTTTGATACCTGTGAAGGGCAAGCGGGAGGAGGCCGTTCCTGTCTACCAAAGAAAACCGCACTGCGTCGATGCGGGTGTTAAGGCCTGCCGGATCAGCGGAAAGTCGAGAGCGAGCGAAGCGGTTTGCCGGCCGCGAGCATGAACTAGCCGAAATTCGCTCCGCGATAGATGACGCATTGGCCGGTCTTGGTCGGCTGGTGCTGTTCAGTGGAGAGCCGGGTATCGGCAAGACCTGCCTTGCCGATGAGGCGGCGGCACTGGCGGAGTCTCGTGGGATGCGCGTGCAATGGGGGCGATGCTGGGAGGGCGGCGGGGTACCGGCGTATTGGCCATGGATCCAGGTCCTCCGGGGGTTGTTAGACACCTCAGACCGATTGCCGACACGTCCGCCCGAACTGGCCAGACTGCTGCAAGAGTCTGCACCCGAGACGTCTGAGGTAACGACACCATCCTCCAATCCCGAGCAGGCGCGATTTCGACTGTTCGATGCGGTGGCGACGATGCTCAAGGAGTTGTCGCGGTTGCCTCCACTGATGATCGTGCTGGATGACCTGCATGAATCCGATGTGGCCTCGATGCAGTTGCTCAGATTCGTCGCGCGCGAATTGCACGACACGCATCTCCTGCTAGTAGGCGCTTACCGCGATGCCGAGATGCACCGCTCGCCGGCGTTGTCCGCGGTAATCGCAGAAATCCTGCGGGACGGACATCAGTTGCCGATTTCCGGACTGGTCCACACCGAAGTCGCGAAGATGGTTGAGACACTCGCGGGCCAGATTCCGACCGCTACCTTCGTGAGCGACCTGCACCGCGCGACCGCCGGCAATCCGTTGTTTGTCGACGGAATCATTCGTGTGCTGCTCGCGGAGGGCAAACTCAAGGAGCTGGAGCGTCTCGATTTGAGCACGTTGGAGCTGCCTGAAAACCTCCGAAGCGCGATTCGCAGGCGCATCGCGATGCTGACCCGGGAAGCGCATGATGCGCTGGTGGTGGCGGCGGCCATCGGGCAGGAGTTTGAATCGAGTCTCTTGGCCCAAGTCACGCAAGTCACTAATGACCGGCTGCTCGCTTTCATGCGCGAATGGATTGAAGCCGGTCTGGTCACGCGGATCGGGCAGTCGCGCTGCCGGTTTACGCATCCGCTTATTCGCGAGGCACTCTCTACCGAGACTGCTGATTCCGCCGAACTGCATCATCGAATTGCCGAGGCACTGGAACGAATCTACGCGGCCAATCTCGCGCCGCACCTCGCCGAAATAGCGCATCATTATCGGCTGAGCGGAGACACAGAGAAGGCGGTCGATTACTCAGTACGTGCGGGCGAAGCCGCCCTAAAAGTATTTGCCAATCACGAGGCCGCCGCTTTGTGGCGAACCGCGCTGGAGCTGATGGAACAAGGAGGAGCTTCTGCCGAGCAACGGGCAAAACATTTGCATCAACTCGGTCTCCTGATCTGGGGAAACCTGGACGTCGAGGGAAATAGATACTTGGAGAAGGCGCTGGCACTTTTCGAAGAACTGGGGGATTTGCAGAACGCTGCCCAGGTACACATCGCGCTGGGCGAGCATCGGTTGGTCGAGGGGCCGAGCTCAATCAAGGCCACCATGGACGTCGAACGGGCGTTCATGCATTACCGCGAGGCCGAAAAATTGCTCCGTGGAGGCCCAAGCCTGAAACGCTTGATTTTTCTTTATGCTGGCCTGGCTCGTGCGAGTTGGGAAGCCGCGCGAATGAAGGACGCATTTGACGCGTCGCATCGTGCGTTGGAGCTGGCTGAGCAAACCGGCAGCGCGAAGGGATGGTTTCAGGCCGCAGACGCTTACTGCTTTGTCCTCACCAATGTTGGCCGAATCGCTGAGGCGCGAGCTTTACTAGATCGAATTCGCACACGAGCGGAAAACGACGGCAGCGACTATGCTTCCGTCTGGGCTTTGAACACGGAAACATTTCATTACTTTTGGGGAGGCGATCAGTTTGCGGCCTTGAAGTGCTTGCGACGCCTCGCCGGCTGGCGCGGTCTTAGTGACAGCGTGCGTCACAACTTCTACGTGTGGCTGTTTCATTGTCTGGTATTAGCGGGAAATCTAAAAGAGGCACGGACGATAGCCGCGAAGCATGACTTTCCTCGAATGTTCACCCTTAATCTGGCGGTTCGCGAGGGGCTTTGGGAGGAGGCTCAGAGCGGATTTCAGGAAGCCCTCGACGTCGAACGCTATTCGGGCAACTGGGATATGAGCTCCCTGCATTTTATGCTTGGTTCGTTGAATCGAATTCGCGGACTTTCGGACGAAGCCGAGCTCCAACTGGA is from Candidatus Binataceae bacterium and encodes:
- a CDS encoding AAA family ATPase, with the protein product MRVLRPAGSAESRERAKRFAGREHELAEIRSAIDDALAGLGRLVLFSGEPGIGKTCLADEAAALAESRGMRVQWGRCWEGGGVPAYWPWIQVLRGLLDTSDRLPTRPPELARLLQESAPETSEVTTPSSNPEQARFRLFDAVATMLKELSRLPPLMIVLDDLHESDVASMQLLRFVARELHDTHLLLVGAYRDAEMHRSPALSAVIAEILRDGHQLPISGLVHTEVAKMVETLAGQIPTATFVSDLHRATAGNPLFVDGIIRVLLAEGKLKELERLDLSTLELPENLRSAIRRRIAMLTREAHDALVVAAAIGQEFESSLLAQVTQVTNDRLLAFMREWIEAGLVTRIGQSRCRFTHPLIREALSTETADSAELHHRIAEALERIYAANLAPHLAEIAHHYRLSGDTEKAVDYSVRAGEAALKVFANHEAAALWRTALELMEQGGASAEQRAKHLHQLGLLIWGNLDVEGNRYLEKALALFEELGDLQNAAQVHIALGEHRLVEGPSSIKATMDVERAFMHYREAEKLLRGGPSLKRLIFLYAGLARASWEAARMKDAFDASHRALELAEQTGSAKGWFQAADAYCFVLTNVGRIAEARALLDRIRTRAENDGSDYASVWALNTETFHYFWGGDQFAALKCLRRLAGWRGLSDSVRHNFYVWLFHCLVLAGNLKEARTIAAKHDFPRMFTLNLAVREGLWEEAQSGFQEALDVERYSGNWDMSSLHFMLGSLNRIRGLSDEAELQLEQGIDLCGGEILHLELSLRTELVLLYADTGRPASAAPHLERSRMIVGGEDWRSQFGRLSWAEGAIAGVTGNLAEAEHQLAKAIRIFHRYHRPFEEAESRFDLGRARIESGDPKGHAEFDAAIRIYRRIGAGQAWIDRVEVERGRMGAGQADGSKVNQASPEAEFRREGEYWTISYCSETFRVQDSKAVRVIAHLLRNPGHQFHARELAALDNPPSSADNSPRALDRYEADEISGDLGDAGPGLDGRARAEYREHLSEVRSAIDEAERNNDIGRAAKLRAEADALSSEIARELGLQGRERKQSSHSERARLAITKSIHRGIDKIRELNPALGRHLANSIRTGYLCSYTPDPENQVVWRL